The following is a genomic window from Sporosarcina jeotgali.
AAACCAAGTAATCAATCTGCGTGGTTTGGGGTATCGTGATTTAGTCGGCAAAACATTATATAAAATAATCTATCGTTCCATTCATCTTCAATTCATGATTTATTGCGAATCAGTAAATAGTATTGGGCATTTGCACCAATGATCACAGCACCTATCAAAAATATGGCGAACAATTGAGATGTACCTGTAAAAACAGAGTAGAATATTAGCAGAAACAGCCCTAAGATGAGTGTGGTATTTAGCGTATTAAACGAACGATAGAGTCCCTCCAGCATGACATGGCGTTCACCTTCATCAGATGCCGCCAGCAATTTTTTGCCGTAGTCTTTTTCAGAAATAGATGGCAGCTTCCGATCAGGAAAAAACGAATTGACCAAACTTGTTACAGCCAGTGAAAGAATAAATGCTGCTGTCCCTATGATTATTGAACTCGTTTCAAGCCAAGTTGCCTGTTCCGTAATAATTGAAATCGCAACTGAGGCAATTCCAAATACAACACTGGCAATAACAATCATGTTCGTATCACTAAACTTTTTATAGAGCCATATATCCCGCTCATCTTCCGCATCACCTGATACCGTTGAATTTGCTTTTTTACGCATTTGCAGGATGCTGACTCCTACATACACAAGCAGCAATAATGTTAGTGTTGTTAAAACCACATTCACAGGATATGCAATTGTTAAAAAGTTAAAGTTCAGCTGAACGGAAAGCATTAGATACATGCCAATGAACCCCACCACCGCACCAAGTAACCCATACATAACTAACCTCATTCGATCTCCTCCTCTTCGAATAGAAAAACACTTTCAATCGCTTCATTAAAAATCCTCGCAATTCGTACAGCAATCAGCAAAGATGGGATGAATTCCTCCCGCTCGATTAAACTGATCGTCTGCCGCGATACTTTTGCTCGTTTTGCAAGCTCTGTCTGATTCAGTCCATTCCGTGCACGCAATTCTTTCAAACGTGTTTTCACTGACTTCACCTCTTCCATCAAATTGTAACGTATACATTTCAATTTGACAATTATATTTGTCAAATTGACTATTTTGTTTTTCAATTTATGTCATAAATATAAAGTTTATATTTTCTAAAGGAGCGTTTATACTTCAAGAAACACAAAAAGGCAACTCACCTCTATGGGCCAGTTACCTTTTTGTAGATAGTGATTAAACTAAAGTACTTTAATCCCTAAAGTTATCTTTTACTTTTCTCTTACGCGGTTTCATGAACGTTTCATAAACAATTGGAACAATAACAAGTGTCAATAGTGTTGAACTGGTCAGACCACCGATAACTGTTACACCGAGGCCTTTAGAAATCAGTCCGCCACCGCCGCCTTCAACACCAAGTGCTAATGGGATAAGCGCACCGATTGTAGCGAGAGCTGTCATTAAGATTGGACGAAGACGAGTGGATCCCGCTTCCAAAAGGGCTTCACGTGTTGAAAGGCCTTCCTTCTCTTGATGGATTACTCGGTCGATCAAAACAATCGCGTTCGTTACAACAATACCAATCAGCATCAATGCACCAATCATAGCGGATACATTTATTGGCTCACCGGAAATCCAAAGCGCCACTAAACTGCCGATGATTGTGAATGGCAGTGAGAACAAAATCGCAAGTGGTGCTAATGCGCCGCCAAATGTCACTACAAGGACAAAGTAAACAATCGCTACTGCTGCTAGCATAGCAAGCCCCAACTGGGAGAATGACTCATTGATTTGTTCTGTGACACCTCCGAAGTCCACTTTCACTCCGTTCGGCAAGTCCAGGTCACTGATTTTCTTTTCTACTGAACTTGAAATCGCTGCGACATCTTTACTTGTCACATCAGCCGTAAGGGAGGCATACATTTTGCCATCTCTTCGCTGGATTGTGTCTGGTGTTTTACCTTCTTCGACATCCATTACATCTCCAAGTTTAACAGGGATGCCTAGCGGTGATTGAATGACCTTGTTTTTCAACTCATCGATATTTTTATACTGATCTTCTTTCACTTCGATATATACATTTAACTCTTTTCCATCTTGTTTTACCGTAGTGATTGCAGGCGCTTCACCAGGAGTCATAAGATTCATGCCAACTTGTGCTGCGGTCAATCCCAAGCTGCTCAATTTTTCCTGATTTGCGACAAGCTTGTATTGGTCATATGCTTCTGTAAGGCTGGACTCTGCTTTTTCCAAATCCTTGTTGTCTTCTAAAATAGGCAAGATCTGGTCCGTTGCTTTCTCGATATCTTCCTTATTATCCCCATAGACGTATAATTGTAAGCCGCTGCCGCCCATGCCGCTAAAGTCCATACTCTTCCACTCGCCTTGGGCATTGTCTTTATTTAGCTTGTCAATGACTTTAGATGTTTCATCACCGAAGTTTTTAAAGTCTTTATCGTACTCAATGAAGAACAGCGCAGAATTACTTCCGCCCATTCCCATCATAGCATCCATAGGGCTGCCGCCGCCTAACGAGTACTGATAAGTCGTAACACCTTCATGTTTACTTAAATAATTCTCTGCATCCATCGTAATTTTTTCTACATCTTCTCTTGTTTGGCCCGCTTCCGGACTATAAGTAGCCATGATCATTTTTTCTTCTTCATCAGGCAAGAAGCTAACGCCTATTAATGGAACTAAGAAGAAACTTAGAACAAGGATGACTACAGATCCTCCGAAGGTAATCAGCTTATGATTCAATGTCCATTCCAGAACATGAATATATGCGTTTGCCAGCTTCCCTGGTTTTTCTTTTTCCGCTTTAACTTCTTTTGTTCCAACTAGACTCAATTGCTTTTTATACAACGAATGAGCAAGCATTGGAACAATGGTCACAGCCACAACTAATGAAGCTGCGAGTGCAAATGCGACCGCTAATGCAAACGGCAGGAACATCTGTCCAACCATGCCGCCAACTAACCCGATTGGCAAGAATACGGCGATTGTCACGATTGTAGATGAGAAGATTGGGATAAACATTTGACGCGTCGCTTCGCGTATTAACTCTTTACCGCGTAATTGTTCTCCTGGCAGTGCCATACGTCGATAGATATTTTCCATAACGACGATTGAGTCATCGATTACGCGACCAATCGCAACCGTCAAAGCCCCTAGTGTTAACAGGTTTAACGTAATATCCATCTGATGTAATAGGAATATTGCCATCAATAAAGACAATGGAATGGAAATGATGGAAATCAGGGTTGTTTTAATACTTCTCAAGAACAATAAGATAATCAATACTGCAAAAATGATCCCGAACAATGCTTTACTAAGCATCGTACTTACTGCACTTTCGATTGGCTCCCCTTGGTCCAGCGTAGTAATGATTTTTAAATCCAAGTCTTTTTCAAAAGCAGAAATTTTATCTTTCACATCGTTGACCACTTCGACAGTATTGCCGTCAGCTGCTTTTACAATTTGAATCCCGATGGAGTCTTCCCCGTTCGTTCTAGAAATCGATTCAGCTTCACTTACTACTTTAATATCAGCTAAATCTCCTAATTGAACAGAAGAAATTTCTGCCGGAGTTTGTGCTTGTGGATTCCCTTGCTGTGTTTGTGCACCTGGATTCCCTTGTTGCGCTTGACTCATTTCACCTGCTTGAGCCGGCATGGCAGGAATCTTTAATTTTTTCAAATCGTCCACACTGGCGATATTTCCGTCAATGATCAGATTCTTCACTTTGCCATCAAAATCAGTTAAACCTAACGGGAATGTAATATCTGATCCTTGTATGATTTGCTGAATTGTATCTTGTGATAATCCGTATTTCTTTAACTCTTCATCCTTAAAGTCAATAGTAACTTTTTTCAATTGCTGCCCAGTAATTTGGACATCTGCTACTCCCTCGATACCTTCTAATTCAGAAAGGACGTCTTTTTCGACTACTGTCGTCATTTCTTCTGCAGTCCGTTTGTTATCACTTACACTCAATGTTAGAACCGGGAGTGCATCGAAACTCAGTCGTGAAACTTGTGGTTCTATAA
Proteins encoded in this region:
- a CDS encoding efflux RND transporter permease subunit → MKKITNFALNNKFAVWILTIMVVVAGLYSGFNMKQETMPTITLPNVTVLTTYPGAAPDEVAEKVTVPIEQRIQNLNGVELVSSSSLANASSIQVQFDFDTDMDKATEEIKEALTSLSLPDGVIEPQVSRLSFDALPVLTLSVSDNKRTAEEMTTVVEKDVLSELEGIEGVADVQITGQQLKKVTIDFKDEELKKYGLSQDTIQQIIQGSDITFPLGLTDFDGKVKNLIIDGNIASVDDLKKLKIPAMPAQAGEMSQAQQGNPGAQTQQGNPQAQTPAEISSVQLGDLADIKVVSEAESISRTNGEDSIGIQIVKAADGNTVEVVNDVKDKISAFEKDLDLKIITTLDQGEPIESAVSTMLSKALFGIIFAVLIILLFLRSIKTTLISIISIPLSLLMAIFLLHQMDITLNLLTLGALTVAIGRVIDDSIVVMENIYRRMALPGEQLRGKELIREATRQMFIPIFSSTIVTIAVFLPIGLVGGMVGQMFLPFALAVAFALAASLVVAVTIVPMLAHSLYKKQLSLVGTKEVKAEKEKPGKLANAYIHVLEWTLNHKLITFGGSVVILVLSFFLVPLIGVSFLPDEEEKMIMATYSPEAGQTREDVEKITMDAENYLSKHEGVTTYQYSLGGGSPMDAMMGMGGSNSALFFIEYDKDFKNFGDETSKVIDKLNKDNAQGEWKSMDFSGMGGSGLQLYVYGDNKEDIEKATDQILPILEDNKDLEKAESSLTEAYDQYKLVANQEKLSSLGLTAAQVGMNLMTPGEAPAITTVKQDGKELNVYIEVKEDQYKNIDELKNKVIQSPLGIPVKLGDVMDVEEGKTPDTIQRRDGKMYASLTADVTSKDVAAISSSVEKKISDLDLPNGVKVDFGGVTEQINESFSQLGLAMLAAVAIVYFVLVVTFGGALAPLAILFSLPFTIIGSLVALWISGEPINVSAMIGALMLIGIVVTNAIVLIDRVIHQEKEGLSTREALLEAGSTRLRPILMTALATIGALIPLALGVEGGGGGLISKGLGVTVIGGLTSSTLLTLVIVPIVYETFMKPRKRKVKDNFRD
- a CDS encoding helix-turn-helix transcriptional regulator; this encodes MKTRLKELRARNGLNQTELAKRAKVSRQTISLIEREEFIPSLLIAVRIARIFNEAIESVFLFEEEEIE
- a CDS encoding DUF3169 family protein; its protein translation is MRLVMYGLLGAVVGFIGMYLMLSVQLNFNFLTIAYPVNVVLTTLTLLLLVYVGVSILQMRKKANSTVSGDAEDERDIWLYKKFSDTNMIVIASVVFGIASVAISIITEQATWLETSSIIIGTAAFILSLAVTSLVNSFFPDRKLPSISEKDYGKKLLAASDEGERHVMLEGLYRSFNTLNTTLILGLFLLIFYSVFTGTSQLFAIFLIGAVIIGANAQYYLLIRNKS